The DNA window gggcgtgaaaacaaaatttacatttaaatcatactATACTGGAtcctgtaacacagggactcctagcACAGGATCCAAAGCCGTACTCTAGTTTATAagctttttatgcaataaattattttcattttcacttaataaccgtaccataaaaatatcaagcatgccacagtgttgcatagtcccgttttgttcggaaaaaagtttTCCGAAAGTCAAAAATgtctcaaaacaaagacattcattgccccgtaacgcatatttgccataattatttttaggtaatgcaaaatattcacaaaattattctaattataaataaacccgcgtagctcacccaaaaacagtgacatttagtacctctcgctacactagcgcctctagcggcgaattcatacgcgatagccctcattctatgGGTGGATTTTTATCTCTCTCACCGCTCCGCTACCTCGCTCCGTTCCAGTGGCCAAGCAGCCTTAGCTCTATAGGATGacaacgcatttgcaatcctCGTCCGCAAATTTTACCAACGACACCGAGCGCCGCtccgcggagctcctattccatTTGGTCCttcaaattaattacaaattagTTATTAAGTTTAAACTAGATTAAGGCGGCTGGCTGCGGGAATAGAAATGTTATACAAGCTAAAGTGCAAGGTGAGGCTGGATCTGTGATGAAGTCAATCCCactatataaaattataaattagagATGGATAAATCGGGATCTGAAGAGTAAGATCCTTAAACAGATCTGAATCTATTATCAGCTCCTTTCtcatcttatcgactccgaggagTTACTTACTCCGACCAACCTATTGTATCGAGCGACGCGCGTTCGGCGATTCAAAACTCACTTCAGTTACGTTCAATCacatcggatcggatcggatatgaATGAATGTCCCGTCCTCTTTTTTTAGTTgcatgattacacacacagctaaaaAAAGAAccgattgcacaaaaggagaatgaatgaaatgaatgaatgagtaaatgttgtACCGTAGCTGTgttgtgtgtaatcattcattcAATTCAACTCTTGTgtcagtacagtcaagggcaaagatatcgacacggccaaagttcaaaaatatgtatacacggctttaatgttaagtgcataaagtcgtgtacacatattttttgtaactttggccgtgtcgatatctttgccttgactgtacctatacccAGTCAAGTCGCGCAAGCTAGCTATTGCAGCTTCAGTGTCGACGCCAGACCacaaaaattaattatgactCAATAAATTTGTacaacttttattattatattaagataTAAAAAGCTTTAacaattataagttttttattttatcacaaaaACCTAAAACAACGCAAGTCTAGCGCTGGCACTTGGGTAGagcactataataataataaagccattTATTTCCGATTTAACACTTATAGAATATCCCTTAAATCGGTGTGCCTTCTGGCCTATCCTCCAACAATCTCCACTCTGCTCTGTCATCCGCAACTCTGGTCCACTGTGGCcccagggttactacgaaactcaaagttcttgtgcggtccctctgacacttatactatttaatatgagagcgagagggatggtacgatacgaacttcgagtttcgtagtagccctgcagatagcAAGGGGCGCCAATGGCACCACTTTCCAGTTGCCAGTGCAAAATATGATGGCGCATTTTGAGCGTCCTTTAAGCCTTTACACACTTACAAACGGGATTTAATGTAACCCTGACTCCCTATTTCTTATCCAAAAGGTCGACATAAGCGCAGTCAATCAGATCCTCTTGAGCCACTCCAAGTTTCTCTTGCAAGTCCCGAGCTATGGCCTGTCCTTCCTCCAGAGTCTGCTCCGGCCGCAGTACCACCTCCAGTTCCATGAAGCGGCCGAGGTCTTGTACTGTGTCGATGTGAACTCTGGTCTGACCAACCATGTAGAGAAGTCTGTAAATATAATTAGACATTAAAGAGAGGATTTGTGGAGCTAAACTTAAGTTTTAGTAAAAGTGACAGGTATTAAGGCTCCGTTTctaccaaagatgtgcgaggatgtgttgtgagcaGGGAGCgtaattttcatgtcattttttgacctgtcatagtgacttctcacttatcgagtTCCAAtagacataggtacatatatcgACTCacaaatgccatgaaaattccgcccTCTGGTTGTGAGGAAtgcgtttttcatgaaccaatataaacactttatttacttaacaagtctactcgtgaccacggcaactgtaacgttgccgaaacgtcgaggtaaatattacttgtgtaataatagcgtgataagtcccgtttatggtattttgactttatttacttatcctctcacagcacatctctggtgaaaacggagCCTTAACATGGGATGGTAGTGGAATGGTAATGACAGTTTACCAAGCAGTCAAAATGCTTGAATATTCACTTTACCCACAACCGGATAAATCAAGTAAATTATTGAATGAGGCATTACTCTGCAGATGAACTAAaactattactttgctcacctgcaaccttataatagctatgtttatgcaagaaatgtgtgttcacgcagttcctccacctccacactgtaagaacacacaaatcatcACATAAACCCATCCATCTATGTAATTGCCATGAGGGTTTGCATTATCAAGTTGTGCATTGTCATTCCTTCTAAATTGGCAAATTCGAGGTTGTACACTCAGGCCCatcttccccactgggcacgtgcccagggccccctagtccctactccattaccaaacgataaccaaTAGCTAAAATAGTGCTTTATTATGGTAATAGGGGCCCCATTATCCTaatgtgcccagggcctctaataggtgaaagacggccctgtGTACATTAACCGCACCTCAAGTACTTAAATTGACTGACCTTTCCTTCACAACGCGTCCTCGCGTTCCTAAACATTTTCTGAGCATACCGTCCAACGCTACAGCTTTTTTCGCCTCTCCCACCGAAAATTCTAGCAAGTCATAATCGCTTAGCTTCGGGCCACCTTCATCATCGCGATCATATCGCACCAGCGTTGCTGAGCTATCCGCATAGAAACGCATCTTCAAACGCCCCTCGTTAAC is part of the Choristoneura fumiferana chromosome 26, NRCan_CFum_1, whole genome shotgun sequence genome and encodes:
- the LOC141442794 gene encoding uncharacterized protein is translated as MRNVEIKARITDYEKICKVAAELSQSEGTIIKQDDSFYNVNEGRLKMRFYADSSATLVRYDRDDEGGPKLSDYDLLEFSVGEAKKAVALDGMLRKCLGTRGRVVKERLLYMVGQTRVHIDTVQDLGRFMELEVVLRPEQTLEEGQAIARDLQEKLGVAQEDLIDCAYVDLLDKK